AACCATCGAAACTATTTTTTCAAATCCGCCCTTTTCAGCAACTTCTTTCCTTATTCCTTCTGGAATTTCAATCAAGCAATCACCCCGAAAAGATATCCTATTAAAGTAGAAAAAACCACAACAAGAGAAATATAAACAGCGGTCTTTTTTACCCCCATAATGCGAGAAAGCACAACCATATTCGGCAGGCTTACAGAGGGGCCAGCAAGCAGCAGAGCCAGAGCAGGCCCGCCGCCCATGATTCCAGCATGATAGCCAAATAAATCATTCACAATTGGAACTTCAAGAAGTGTTGGCATATAAAGTAAAGCTCCTATTATTGAGGCGATAAAGCAACTTGATAGGCTATTCCCTCCTATATAATTTTTTGCAAGAACACCAACCGCTCTATCTGGTTCCTCTCCAGTATACTGGGAAGCAATTCCCCCTATTACCCCAACTAAGAATACACCAGCAATTAAAACAGGAAAAATTTTTTTGGCAAGCCACCATGTTTCATGTCCCCAATTTTTAACCTCTTCTCTTTCATAGTAAAAAATAAGGGCATAGGAAATTAAAATTGTAAGCAGGTATATTACGGGGAATTTTATATTCCAGCTAATTGGAGATGTTGCTACAATCAAAATTAGAATAAGGGAAACAAAAACAAAGATTTTGTCCCACCTTTTCTTTTCTTTCTTCTTATATTCAAATTGATTATTCAAATTTTCTTCGTCATGCTTTCTGAAAATCAGCGCCATAACAAGCCCGATTAATATTGCCATTAAAACCGCAAATACAGCTCTGGCAATACCTATCTTAAATCCGAGAACACGGGCAGTCAAAACTATTGCAAGCACATTTATGGCTGGGCCGGAGTAAAGAAAAGCGGTTGCTGGGCCTATCCCGCCGCCCCGCTTGTATATTCCTGAAAAAATTGGCAGGATTGTACAGCTGCAAACAGCGAGTATTGCTCCAGAGACGGAAGCGATGGAATATGATATATACTTTTTTGTTTTAACGCCAAAATATCTTAAAATGCTTTCTTTTGATATAAAGGCAGAAATTGCTCCAGCAATGAAAAAAGCGGGAATAAGGCAGGTTAATACATGCTCTGAAAGATAGCTTGCAA
The window above is part of the Thermoplasmatales archaeon genome. Proteins encoded here:
- a CDS encoding permease, producing MIYEILKAGINAVASYLSEHVLTCLIPAFFIAGAISAFISKESILRYFGVKTKKYISYSIASVSGAILAVCSCTILPIFSGIYKRGGGIGPATAFLYSGPAINVLAIVLTARVLGFKIGIARAVFAVLMAILIGLVMALIFRKHDEENLNNQFEYKKKEKKRWDKIFVFVSLILILIVATSPISWNIKFPVIYLLTILISYALIFYYEREEVKNWGHETWWLAKKIFPVLIAGVFLVGVIGGIASQYTGEEPDRAVGVLAKNYIGGNSLSSCFIASIIGALLYMPTLLEVPIVNDLFGYHAGIMGGGPALALLLAGPSVSLPNMVVLSRIMGVKKTAVYISLVVVFSTLIGYLFGVIA